From the Chaetodon auriga isolate fChaAug3 chromosome 17, fChaAug3.hap1, whole genome shotgun sequence genome, the window CACAGCTGACAGATTCAACACGGACATGTGGCAGGAATGCAGCTGTGTCCTGGGTCAGGAGgcccttcagcagcagcatacTCCTTCCACCTCTCTGCTAATGgaggtttgtgtgctgtgtttattgAAGATGCCACACTGCTAAAACAGCTAATAGATCATTGACTCCCAGCTGATCTGCTTTGGCTGTAACCTGCACCTCTCGTCAGTTGGCAGATCCAAAACCCTGCATGTCACCCAGTTAGTCTTTGCCATTGCTGCCTTTAATGCTGATTTTCATGGGCAACCTTCATATGAATGATAAAAGTTAATATCAGAAGAAGACATACACATGCAGTAGCTCCTTGTGGTTGGAAAAGTTTTAGCACTAATGTGTGACAGAACTGTTCCTCACGTGTGACACAGATGCTCAGCTGGAAATTTTGAGACTCATGTAAACTGATTAGAGTGGACAGTCTTGTCAAAGTTTGCATAAAATAAAACGAAAATAGGGACATTCAATATGTAAGAAACACTCAAAGATCAGTGTAATGCCACCTATGAGATTCTTTTACCTATGTCCAAGTATACCTTTTACTTTGAGGGGAATTCATTGCTGTCTCATCACTCTAAATAAACTGTTATGAAAGCTATTCCCATCTATtagatattttgtctttttaaaggaGTGATAAACCATTTTAACCACTGCCATAGTTCATGCCTCTATATCAGACCTCTGTAGAACACCGGGGTCGCCCGTCATGCGGGAATTCAGGTTGCCATCTGCTGGCCGAGGTTGCAACAACATGGTATCTCACGAAATGTAGGCAATGGACATTGATGTCGCAAAATACTGTCATCTGCCGATTGTATGACAGAATTATTTCCTAGGAAGAGTCCTATGTTTGGTTGACAGAGGAAGTCCGCAaatcatgaaatgaaatttctTTTTGCGCACTATCAGATACATCATCATGATGTTGTGCCTTCCTGTTTcgaaagtgtttttttttcccccgtaTTATTTGTTTGGGATCTCTTTTGGCACCCTATGAATAAATAACGCCTTACTTCAAGCCAGTTTTTGATGATACAGCCCAGTCGCAgatttgtgtcagtgtttgtggttATCTTGTgtttggaaaaatgtcttttgttttttactccAAGTATATTTCCTTAACAATTGCGATACAATAAAGTGGGATaaaacatgtgaatttccccccattgtggaATAAATAAAGCccattttatcttaaaaactAAAAAGGTGAAGTTTTCAACTCTTTTTTTGCGCGCTGCACTGTTTTGACCCTCGTGAGCTACCATCGGCTGCCCAACACACGTGATCCAGTCAGTTGACAAGGCAAAACACGGCAGTGACGTTAGATGAGAAAGACAGGCGACATGGACTATCACCGAGTAGACAGGGTGGGCCTGCTGTCTCCCCTGGAGGAGTCCAGCGCTGAGATAAGCAGAGACAGCGGCATTGTTTCCCAAAGTGCGAGCAGTCTGTCCATGGTGAGCGAAATCCTCAGCAGCGGCACCGTGTCGCAGAGCCCCAGCTTTGGCGCAGCAGCTAACGCTATCCCTCGAAGCCCGAGCCTCAACGAAGCAGCAGAGCCCGAGACAGCCGACCAGCACTACCCGGAGGAGGACGACGAAGTCCTGAGACACACCGCCCTCAGCTACTCCTCCTACATCAGGGCGACAGCTGCAGAAGAGGTTTGTGCTGAGGACTTTTAACACGAGAGAGCCACCACTTCGTGTAAAACACCGTAACGTTACGTACTAACTGGCTGAGTGAACGTTAGCTCTTTGTTTATGAAGTAGCAGTAGCGTAGCGCGCGCTTGTAACGTCATTACCGCATCATGTGTGGCTAATAAACGCTTCAACTAACGAGCACTGCAGTTCTGGACCAACGGCCAAGTGGTTGCTAAGCGACACTGAGGTAGTGACAGGATTGGTGTGGTGTCACTGGTTCCTGGTTTACCGTGACAACACCTATGCTGGTGTGCTGGAGATACTGTATGGCAGAAATTGTTTACAAATTATAACGAAGTGGCATGTCTTGTGAGTCTTGACCATAGTCAACACTGGAAAGTCCCATGTCAAGTCCAGGCTCTAAAGTTTGTATTTTATAGTCCTAAACCAGCTATTGTGCACCAAATTTAAAGCCATTtaagaaatgtaaatgtatggGTTGTATAATACAATCTGTAAAGTCTAAAGTCATCAGATTCATAACTCAAGACTGACTTACTTAAATCCAAGTCATGTGATGAGAGTCCACACCTCTTATTTTCCCGTTTTCCAAGTGTAAGCCCTTTGTgcagtcaaataaaacaaattcagGAATGGCTGAAGTGGTAGAGTCAGTTAATAACAATGTCAACACCAAAAAGGTCACCTGTCTTCAGTTTAGAGAGACAGCTGTCTATACTTGTATTTCTTAAGCTTTACTTATGGTGGCTGACTGACCAGATTGCTGTCACTCCTCCAGTAATTTATATAGAGGCTGGGCTAGTGAGCTGGCTCTGTAGGAAGACAAAGGGCCCTGTGTTTTGGCCCAGTGGCCTTTGCTGACTCCATTTTAAAATATGTTACAGAATTCCAGCTGTAAGTAGTGTGTTGGACTTATTTTGTagtgcacagacacatacattGGTCTAAGGCAGGCTCAGTTCATCTGATGTAGTTTTGGTTTCTGCACAGTTTGTGTCCataacattttcacagcttAAGTGATTCCTCCTCTAGGTCCTGTGTTTGGAGAAGAGCTTGGAAGAAATGCTGACAAGAGTAGATGAGTTTGTTGGAATGCTGGATATGGTGAGCTAAGTTTGGCTAAGACTTCATAAAGGATTATGCATGCACGGTGTCTCATTTTTATTGAATTGCTTGCTTATTTGTCTCTGGcatccttttgtgtttttcctctagATTCGTAATGATACCTCCCAGATAGTGAATGAAAACCTACCTCAAATCCAACAGAAGTCTGATGAAATGAGACAAATATACAGGAGAATTGATAAGTTGGAGGTAAGTgatcattttcactttgcaaaGTTGATGGATTACTACTACTGTAAAGGAAATGtttacttttgtgttttgtaattcACCCTTGATCTTGTGAATGGTATCTTGTGACCAAACTATACTAGCAGGGATTCTGCAATGAATGTACTATGAAACCTATGACGTAATGTGATGTAAACAGTATCTGTGTAGTTTTTATTCACAATTAACTAAGCGAAATATCCTCTTCAAAGAGCAGAAACTTGGAGAGATATTATTATCTTCATTGGCAATAACGGAAGCAAACACTGGCAAAGGTGTGCAGTATGTTCCTGTTTTCAAATCCTAGTTCCTATTTTGTTAGTACCCATTGATTTATGGGATTCAccagtgttttcttatttttgctCTTCTCTTAAGTAAGAGAAAATTTTAGGCATTTGAGAgtaagacaagaaaaaaacatcttgttttCACAGTCCACAAATTGTTTGTTCAATTAAAGGAAACAT encodes:
- the bloc1s4 gene encoding biogenesis of lysosome-related organelles complex 1 subunit 4, with translation MRKTGDMDYHRVDRVGLLSPLEESSAEISRDSGIVSQSASSLSMVSEILSSGTVSQSPSFGAAANAIPRSPSLNEAAEPETADQHYPEEDDEVLRHTALSYSSYIRATAAEEVLCLEKSLEEMLTRVDEFVGMLDMIRNDTSQIVNENLPQIQQKSDEMRQIYRRIDKLEAFVKMVGANVSAMEEQVTQAEGELGTLPGALKKILRTMTVPGFLNKPASPKRPAPHQQQEIPSVFRTDDYFTSQPEQ